Proteins encoded within one genomic window of Hermetia illucens chromosome 2, iHerIll2.2.curated.20191125, whole genome shotgun sequence:
- the LOC119649661 gene encoding teneurin-m isoform X3 has translation MYYAINSSEGCLLDGVTPSAPPDVPPRNPTMNRMNGRGNPNDLNVDFEPSCLVRTPSGNVYIPSGNLNINKGSPVDYKSGSACSTPTKETLKGYDRNCIGPVLPPRSVMGSMPSHHHYSAPMNFRKGILAHCSSRCIAIVSISIVILLIVLFLLLTVFGVLVWSPASPCTVIVEDDAQISAARSTNSISNRFSNTSLHQKAGQNSVESTSSTVISSSTTSSSGVTNNRGGNKLLPKKRAKRFRRSLRDQHVTTTDESFTLSVTTDPDLLSSFPSSSTIDESVTNTFTTNLITNDMEGSTLEYESQDTLTYPASNTVTSKSSHTDSFFESNKAKKESNSIFPYYENGELDIVNLNDTSNHSISNYYQYASINHSKPSELEVKTLMPPSSQKHIKSKFESESEKVDSAIDINQTKPPDRLLNTIDLTPHHSGKRILVNVSIATDSGSGSNSHALYFFHVSVPDTESDAIKRTENKSEKEHVCPSEAPPPIPQCPCECERTKTTPKSIGPNYESVLSTQLPNKASNNDPHVTDSEFSTKTSPDRENTVCSEAPILILEGARTFPARSFPPDGTTFGQITLGQKLTKEIQPYSYWNMQFYQSEPAYVKFDYSIPRGASIGVYGRRNALPTHTQYHFKEVLSGFNARTQRSTHPSVVREVTRFLESGHWFISLYNDDGDAQEVTFYAAIAEDMTQNCPNGCSGNGQCLLGHCQCNPGFGGDDCSESVCPVLCSQHGEYINGECICNPGWKGKECSLRHDECEVADCSGHGHCKSGNCQCLRGFKGNFCEEVDCPHPTCSGHGFCANGTCICKKGWKGPDCGTMDQDALQCLPDCSTHGSFDLDKQICMCESRWTGDDCSKELCDLDCGQHGKCLGETCTCDNGWGGEYCNTKLCDARCNEHGQCKNGTCLCVTGWNGKHCTIEGCPNGCLNHGQCRVSGEGQWECRCYEGWDGPDCGIAVELSCGDNKDNDKDGLVDCEDPECCASHVCKSTQLCVSAPKPIDVLLRKQPPAITASFFERMKFLIDESSLQNYAKLETFNESVFWNYFNASRSAVIRGRVVTSLGMGLVGVRVSTATPLEGFTLTRDDGWFDLMVNGGGAVTLRFGRSPFRPQTRIVQVPWNEVVIIDVVSMSTAENNYTQSITHTCFSHDYDTMKPVVLASWKHGFQGACPDRSAILAESQVVQESIQIPGAGLNLVYHSSRAAGYLSTIKLQLTPDQVPKTLHLIHLRITIEGILFERVFEADPGIKFTYAWNRLNIYRQRVYGVTTAVVKVGYQYSDCQDIIWDVQTTKLSGHDMSISEIGGWNLDIHHRYNFHEGILQKGDGSNIYLKHKPRVIITTMGDGHQRPLECSDCNGVASKQRLLAPVALASSADGSLYVGDFNYIRRIMTDGTVKTVVKLNATRVSYRYHMALSPLDGTLYISDPESHQIIRVRDKDDFTDPEHNWEPIVGSGERCLPGDEAHCGDGAQARDAKLSYPKGIAITSDNTLYFADGTNIRMVDRDGIVTTLIGNHMHKSHWKPIPCEGTLKLEEMHLRWPTELAVNPLDDTLHIIDDHMILRMTPDGRVRIVSGRPLHCATGSVNFDNDLATHATLVMPQSIAFGPMGDLYVAESDSQRINRIRVIGTDGKIVLFAGAESKCNCLERGCDCFEADHYLATNAKFNTIAALSVTPDGYVHVADQANYRIRSVMSSIPEAGPSREYEIYAPDSQEIYVFNRFGQHIATRNILTGEVTYTFTYNVNTSNGKLSTVTDAAQNKIFLLRDYTSQVNSIENTKGQKCRLRMTRMKMLHELNTPENYNVTFEYHGPTGLLKTKIDSTGRSNVYNYDEFGRLTSAVTPTGRVIDLSFDLSIKGATIKILENSQKEVSMLIQGSSVVVQNGEALTKTIVDADGGTTSITPWSHSVQMEVVPYTILSEISPMIGESYPVPAKQRTEIGGDLANRFEWRYFSRRSQAGKGNKAQRMSGSSTQVGRKLRVNGENILTFEYDRDTSSVSIYVEDKQELLNVTYDRTARPVSFKPQSGEYAPVELEFDRFGRLVSWKWGNLEETYIFDRSGRLNEIKYGDGSSTIYSFKDMIGTLPLKITTPRRSDYLLQYDDTGALQSLTTPRGHIHSFSLQTSLGFFKYQYYSPLNRHPFEILYNDEGQILAKIHPHQSGKVVFVYDNAGRLETILAGLSSTRYVYQETSGLTKSVEVQEPGFELRRDFKYHAGILKDEKLRFGSKNSLASAHFKYQYDGNARLNAIEVEVYEKILPVMRFKYNQNLGNLEAINDFKISRNAFNRTVVQDSAKQFFIITDFDEHGRVKSVLMNIKSFDVFRLELDYDLRNRIKSHKTTFGRSTSYDKINYNADGHVMEVIGTNNWKYIYDENGNIVGSMDEGDKVNFGYDIGDRVIQVGEVELYNYDSRGFVIRRGEQKYRYNNRGQLIHAFERDKFQIWYYYDDKARLVAWHDDKGNITQYYYTNPNTPSLVTHLHYPKSGETMRFVYDDRQMLIAIETADQRYYVATDQNGSPLAFFDVSGSIVKEIKRSPFGKIIKDSNPDLYVPVDFHGGILDPNSRLVYLERRLYDPTVGQWLTPLWEILATEMILPSDVFIYRFHNNDPVNPKEPFNYMIDIESWLRLFGFDIRKIQSSKYRQEQQQYKPQSTIKSSFLAPDFGVMSGLQCIVEKIDEKFSDFDFIPKPLLKMEPKTRNLLPRIAYRRGVFGEGVLISKIGERAMVSVVDGSNSVVQDVVSSVFNNSFFLDIHFSIHDQDVFYFIKDNVLKLRDDMEELRRLGGMFNISAHEVSDHGGAEAKELRLHGPDVVVIIKYGVDPEQEKHRILKHAHKRAVERAWELEKQLVAAGYQGRGDWTEEEKEELISHGDVDGWIGVDIHSIHKYPQLADDPGNIAFQRDAKRKRRKTGFHKVRRYAIT, from the exons GTTGTCTCCTTGACGGAGTTACACCATCCGCTCCACCGGATGTTCCACCCAGAAATCCAACAATGAATCGTATGAATGGTCGGGGTAATCCAAATGATTTAAATGTCGATTTTGAACCGTCTTGTTTAGTTAGAACACCGTCTGGAAACGTTTATATTCCAAGTGGTAATTTAA ATATTAATAAGGGATCTCCTGTAGATTACAAAAGTGGATCGGCGTGTTCAACGCCTACGAAGGAAACGTTAAAAGGTTACGACAGAAATTGTATTGGTCCTGTTTTACCCCCGAGAAGTGTTATGGGGAGTATGCCATCGCATCATCATTATTCAGCTCCAATGAATTTCCGGAAGGGAATACTAGCACACTGTTCATCAAGATGCATTGCTATTGTTTCAATATCTATTGTAATTCTGCTTATagtgttatttttattattaacag TTTTTGGTGTGTTAGTTTGGTCTCCAGCGAGCCCATGTACAGTTATTGTAGAAGATGATGCTCAAATATCAGCAGCTCGGAgtacaaattcaatttcaaatcgtTTTTCAAATACATCACTACATCAGAAAGCCGGACAAAATTCTGTGGAGTCGACATCATCGACAGTAATATCATCATCGACAACATCATCATCAGGTGTAACGAATAATCGTGGAGGTAATAAACTCTTGCCTAAAAAACGTGCCAAACGATTCCGAAGAAGTTTACGAGATCAGCATGTGACTACTACTGACGAATCTTTTACATTATCCGTAACAACGGATCCTGATTTACTAAGTTCTTTTCCTAGCTCGTCTACTATCGACGAATCTGTAACTAACACATTTACCACTAATCTCATTACTAATGATATGGAAGGAAGTACACTTGAATATGAAAGTCAAGATACGTTGACATATCCAGCGTCAAATACTGTCACCAGTAAATCTTCCCACACCGATTCGTTTTTTGAAAGTAATAAGGCGAAGAAAGAATCGAACAGTATTTTCCCGTATTACGAAAATGGTGAATTAGATATTGTCAACCTTAATGATACTTCAAACCATTCCATATCGAATTACTACCAGTACGCTTCTATCAATCACAGTAAACCTAGTGAACTTGAGGTGAAAACTCTGATGCCACCTTCAAGTCAAAAACATATAAAGTCGAAATTCGAAAGCGAAAGTGAAAAGGTAGATTCAGCTATTGATATCAATCAAACAAAGCCACCCGATAGATTGCTGAACACGATTGATCTAACGCCACATCATAGTGGAAAGCGAATTCTCGTGAATGTTTCCATTGCTACAGATTCAGGTTCTGGTTCAAATAGCCACGCTTTGTACTTTTTCCATGTATCTGTCCCGGATACCGAATCAGATGCAATCAAAAGAACAGAAAATAAATCGGAAAAAGAACATGTTTGCCCAAGTGAAGCTCCTCCGCCTATACCCCAATGTCCTTGCGAATGTGAAAGAACAAAAACAACACCGAAAAGCATTGGTCCAAATTATGAGTCTGTTTTGAGCACACAGCTGCCGAACAAAGCATCTAATAATGATCCGCATGTCACAGATAGTGAATTTTCTACGAAAACTTCCCCAGACAGAGAAAATACCGTCTGTTCAGAAGCACCAATATTGATATTAGAAG GTGCTAGAACATTTCCTGCACGTAGTTTTCCACCGGATGGAACAACGTTTGGACAAATAACACTCGGTCAAAAACTGACCAAGGAAATTCAACCTTACAGCTACTGGAATATGCAATTTTATCAGTCAGAACCGGCCTATGTAAAATTCGACTATAGTATACCGCGCGGTGCTTCAATTGGTGTGTATGGACGTAGGAACGCCCTGCCAACCCACACCCAGTATCATTTCAAGGAAGTGCTGAGTGGATTCAATGCCAGAACACAACGTTCCACCCAT CCGTCAGTTGTTCGAGAAGTGACACGTTTTCTGGAATCAGGACACTGGTTTATATCGCTGTACAATGACGATGGAGACGCACAAGAAGTGACATTTTACGCTGCCATTGCCGAAGATATGACACAGAATTGTCCAAATGGTTGTTCCGGAAATGGGCAATGTTTATTGGGGCACTGTCAATGCAATCCCGGATTCGGGGGTGATGACTGCAGCGAAAGCGTTTGCCCGGTCTTATGTTCGCAGCATGGAGAATATATTAATGGTGAATGCATATGCAATCCGGGATGGAAAGGCAAGGAGTGCTCATTGCGTCATGATGAATGTGAAGTTGCAGATTGTAGCGGCCACGGACACTGTAAGAGTGGAAATTGCCAATGCTTGCGGGGCTTCAAAGGGAATTTTTGTGAAGAAG ttgacTGCCCGCATCCAACGTGCTCAGGTCACGGTTTCTGTGCAAACGGTACATGCATCTGTAAGAAGGGATGGAAAGGACCTGATTGCGGTACAATGGATCAGGACGCCTTACAATGCCTACCGGACTGTTCGACACATGGAAGCTTTGATCTTGATAAACAAATTTGCATGTGCGAATCAAGGTGGACTGGTGACGATTGTTCGAAAGAGTTATGCGATTTAGACTGCGGACAGCATGGAAAATGTCTCGGAGAGACGTGCACTTGTGATAATGGATGGGGTGGAGAATATTGTAACACGAAATTATGCGATGCACGTTGTAATGAGCACGGACAATGTAAAAATGGCACATGTCTGTGTGTTACGGGCTGGAATGGAAAACATTGTACCATAGAAGGTTGTCCAAATGGTTGTTTGAATCATGGCCAATGTCGGGTTAGCGGTGAAGGTCAGTGGGAGTGTAGATGCTATGAAGGATGGGATGGACCTGATTGCGGAATTGCCGTGGAGCTAAGCTGTGGAGATAATAAGGACAATGATAAAG ACGGGTTAGTCGACTGCGAAGATCCTGAATGCTGTGCAAGTCATGTTTGTAAATCGACGCAATTATGcgtgtcagcaccaaaacccatCGATGTGCTGTTGCGCAAACAACCGCCTGCCATAACAGCATCATTTTTCGAACGAATGAAATTTTTAATCGATGAAAGCAGTCTACAGAATTATGCGAAATTGGAGACATTTAATGAAAG CGTATTTTGGAATTATTTCAATGCAAG TCGATCGGCAGTTATACGTGGACGTGTAGTCACATCGCTAGGTATGGGCTTAGTGGGAGTACGTGTAAGTACAGCCACTCCACTGGAAGGATTCACTCTTACACGCGATGACGGTTGGTTTGATCTGATGGTAAATGGAGGCGGAGCTGTTACTTTACGATTCGGAAGATCACCTTTCCGTCCACAAACAAGAATTGTTCAAGTCCCATGGAATGAAGTTGTCATCATAGATGTAGTGTCAATGTCAACAGCCGAAAACAATTACACACAATCTATCACGCATACATGCTTCTCACATGACTATGATACTATGAAACCAGTTGTTTTGGCGTCGTGGAAACACGGTTTTCAAGGAGCTTGCCCGGATCGTAGTGCTATTTTGGCTGAATCTCAAGTTGTTCAAGAGTCAATTCAAATTCCGGGTGCTGGGTTAAATCTAGTTTATCATAGTTCTCGTGCAGCAGGATATCTATCTACAATCAAGTTGCAGTTAACTCCTGATCAGGTACCCAAAACTTTACACTTGATTCATTTGCGTATCACAATTGAGGGCATTCTATTTGAAAGAGTTTTTGAAGCAGATCCAGGAATCAAATTTACTTATGCCTGGAATAGATTAAATATTTATCGCCAACGAGTTTACGGCGTAACAACGGCAGTCGTTAAGGTCGGATACCAATATTCCGATTGTCAGGATATCATCTGGGATGTACAAACAACGAAGTTGAGTGGACACGATATGAGTATTTCGGAAATTGGTGGGTGGAATTTAGACATTCACCACCGTTATAACTTTCATGAGGGTATTTTGCAAAAGGGCGATGGTTCTAATATTTATCTGAAGCATAAACCAAGAGTTATAATTACCACTATGGGAGACGGACATCAGCGACCATTAGAATGCTCAGATTGTAATGGGGTTGCTTCAAAGCAGAGGTTGCTAGCTCCAGTAGCGTTGGCATCGTCTGCGGACGGAAGCCTTTATGTTGGCGATTTTAATTACATTCGCCGCATAATGACGGACGGTACGGTAAAGACAGTTGTGAAACTAAATGCGACTAGAGTATCATATCGCTATCATATGGCCTTAAGCCCGTTAGATGGTACCCTGTATATATCTGATCCAGAATCACATCAAATCATCCGGGTTCGTGATAAAGATGATTTTACAGACCCCGAGCATAATTGGGAGCCAATAGTGGGCTCTGGAGAAAGGTGTctacctggagatgaagctcaTTGTGGAGACGGGGCACAAGCACGCGATGCAAAACTTTCATATCCGAAAGGTATAGCAATTACCAGCGACAATACTCTGTATTTCGCTGATGGAACTAACATTCGGATGGTCGATCGTGATGGCATTGTAACTACACTTATTGGGAATCATATGCATAAATCGCACTGGAAACCCATTCCATGTGAAGGAACCCTGAAATTAGAGGAGATGCATTTACGTTGGCCCACAGAGTTAGCTGTTAATCCTTTAGATGATACATTGCATATTATAGACGATCATATGATTTTAAGAATGACTCCAGATGGCAGGGTACGAATTGTATCGGGACGGCCGCTGCATTGTGCAACTGGTTCCGTGAACTTTGATAACGACTTGGCTACTCATGCCACACTTGTTATGCCACAGAGTATTGCGTTTGGTCCAATGGGCGATCTGTACGTAGCAGAAAGTGATTCTCAGCGTATAAATAGAATCAGAGTTATTGGCACTGATGGTAAGATAGTTCTCTTTGCTGGAGCCGAGTCAAAATGCAACTGTTTGGAACGAGGATGTGACTGCTTCGAAGCTGATCATTATTTGGCAACAAACGCCAAATTCAATACAATCGCTGCTTTGTCTGTTACACCAGATGGTTATGTGCACGTGGCAGATCAAGCCAACTATCGCATTCGTTCAGTAATGTCAAGCATTCCAGAAGCAGGTCCTTCAAGAGAATATGAAATATATGCTCCAGACTCGCAAGAAATTTATGTCTTCAATCGATTCGGGCAACATATAGCTACCAGAAATATTTTAACTGGTGAAGTAACTTATACATTCACCTATAACGTCAATACATCCAATGGGAAATTAAGCACCGTAACAGATGCAGCTCAGAACAAAATATTCTTACTACGGGATTATACGTCGCAAGTAAACTCTATTGAAAATACGAAGGGACAAAAGTGTAGACTCAGAATGACCAGAATGAAAATGTTGCATGAGTTAAACACTCCTGAAAATTACAATGTAACTTTTGAATATCATGGCCCAACAGGtctgttgaaaacaaaaatagaCTCAACGGGACGATCGAACGTTTACAACTACGATGAATTCGGTAGACTCACTTCAGCCGTCACTCCTACAGGACGTGTCATTGACTTATCTTTTGATCTGAGCATCAAAGGAGCAACTatcaaaattctggaaaattcaCAGAAGGAAGTTTCTATGTTGATACAGGGATCGAGTGTAGTTGTGCAGAATGGAGAAGCTCTAACAAAAACCATTGTAGATGCAGACGGTGGCACTACCAGCATCACACCGTGGAGTCACTCAGTACAAATGGAAGTTGTACCATATACAATTCTCTCCGAAATCAGCCCGATGATAGGAGAAAGTTATCCTGTCCCAGCAAAGCAACGAACAGAAATTGGAGGGGACCTGGCGAATCGTTTTGAATGGCGTTACTTTTCTCGAAGATCGCAAGCAGGAAAAGGGAATAAAGCTCAACGAATGAGTGGCTCATCGACTCAAGTTGGACGAAAACTACGTGTAAATGGTGAAAACATCTTAACATTTGAATACGATCGTGATACATCGTCAGTTTCCATTTATGTTGAAGATAAACAAGAATTGTTGAATGTCACTTACGATCGCACGGCACGACCGGTTTCATTCAAACCACAATCCGGTGAATATGCTCCAGTCGAATTGGAGTTTGATCGTTTCGGGCGGCTTGTTTCTTGGAAGTGGGGAAATCTAGAGGAAACATATATTTTTGATCGTTCAGGCCGTCTTAATGAAATTAAATACGGCGATGGCTCTTCTACGATTTATTCTTTCAAAGATATGATTGGCACCTTGCCACTGAAAATCACAACTCCTCGCAGATCTGATTATTTGTTGCAGTATGATGACACTGGAGCTTTACAATCACTAACTACACCCAGAGGACATATTCACTCATTTTCGCTTCAAACATCTTTGGGCTTCTTCAAATATCAGTATTACTCACCATTAAATCGTCATCCATTCGAAATTCTTTACAATGACGAAGGTCAGATTCTTGCAAAGATCCATCCCCACCAATCGGGCAAAGTGGTTTTCGTGTATGACAATGCTGGCAGATTGGAGACAATTTTAGCAGGGTTATCTTCGACCCGTTACGTCTATCAGGAAACCTCTGGCTTGACTAAGAGTGTAGAGGTCCAAGAACCCGGATTTGAACTTCGCCGTGATTTCAAATATCATGCTGGTATTCTGAAAGATGAAAAACTACGCTTTGGATCGAAGAACTCCTTAGCTTCAGCTCACTTTAAATACCAGTATGATGGCAATGCCCGGCTTAACGCTATTGAAGTTGAAGTATATGAGAAGATACTACCAGTGATGCGCTTCAAATACAACCAGAATTTAGGCAATTTGGAAGCGATtaatgatttcaaaatttcaagaaatGCATTCAACCGGACCGTCGTTCAAGACTCTGCGAAACAATTCTTTATTATCACTGATTTCGATGAGCATGGCAGAGTTAAAAGTGTGTTGATGAACATAAAATCGTTTGATGTTTTTCGGCTCGAGCTCGATTATGATTTAAGAAACCGTATAAAATCACATAAAACAACTTTTGGTCGATCCACCTCATATGATAAAATCAACTACAATGCGGATGGACATGTGATGGAAGTAATTGGGACAAACAATTGGAAGTATATTTATGATGAGAATGGGAATATCGTAGGATCGATGGATGAAGGGGACAAGGTCAACTTTGGGTACGATATTGGCGATCGTGTAATTCAAGTGGGCGAAGTGGAACTCTATAATTATGACTCACGAGGATTTGTTATTCGTAGAGGCGAACAGAAATATAGGTATAATAACCGAGGACAGTTAATTCATGCGTTTGAGAGAGATAAATTCCAAATTTGGTATTATTATGATGATAAGGCTCGCCTGGTTGCATGGCATGATGATAAAGGAAATATAACGCAATATTACTACACCAACCCAAATACGCCGTCGCTTGTAACACATCTCCATTATCCGAAGTCCGGAGAAACGATGAGATTCGTTTATGATGATCGGCAAATGCTTATAGCAATTGAAACGGCTGATCAAAGATACTACGTAGCAACAGATCAAAATGGCAGTCCTCTAGCCTTCTTCGATGTTAGTGGAAGTATAGTGAAAGAGATAAAGCGGTCACCGTTCggtaaaataataaaagatagCAATCCCGACCTTTACGTGCCTGTGGATTTCCATGGTGGAATATTGGATCCAAATTCTAGGCTAGTCTATCTAGAAAGAAGATTATACGATCCAACAGTTGGACAATGGTTGACGCCGCTTTGGGAAATTCTGGCAACAGAAATGATTCTCCCTTCAGACGTATTCATCTATCGTTTCCATAACAATGACCCTGTTAATCCCAAAGAACCGTTTAATTATATGATTGACATCGAATCTTGGCTGCGATTATTTGGATTCGACATTCGAAAGATTCAAAGCAGCAAATACAGACAAGAACAGCAACAATATAAACCGCAATCTACCATCAAATCTTCATTCCTAGCCCCGGATTTCGGAGTGATGTCTGGCCTACAATGCATTGTTGAGAAAATTGACGAGAAGTTCAGCGACTTTGATTTTATTCCGAAACCTCTATTGAAAATGGAACCGAAAACTAGAAATTTACTGCCGAGAATAGCGTACCGTCGTGGAGTTTTTGGAGAAGGTGTGCTAATTTCAAAGATCGGAGAGCGTGCCATGGTTAGCGTTGTAGATGGGAGCAACAGCGTGGTACAGGATGTTGTGTCATCAGTGTTTAATAACTCATTCTTCCTCGATATTCACTTTAGTATACATGATCAGgatgtattttatttcattaaggATAATGTCCTTAAACTGCGTGATGACATGGAAGAGTTGCGCCGCCTTGGTGGCATGTTCAATATATCTGCACATGAAGTTAGTGATCATGGGGGAGCAGAAGCCAAGGAACTTAGACTGCATGGTCCAGATGTTGTGGTTATTATTAAGTATGGAGTTGATCCAGAACAGGAAAAACACCGAATTCTTAAGCACGCCCATAAACGGGCCGTCGAACGAGCGTGGGAACTTGAAAAGCAACTCGTTGCTGCAGGTTACCAAGGTCGTGGAGACTGGaccgaagaagaaaaggaagagcTTATTTCACATGGGGACGTGGACGGTTGGATCGGGGTTGATATTCATAGTATCCATAAGTATCCACAATTAGCAGACGATCCAGGCAATATCGCTTTCCAACGCGACGCAAAACGCAAACGCCGAAAAACTGGTTTTCATAAAGTCAGACGATATGCAATAACATGA